A window of Anas acuta chromosome 5, bAnaAcu1.1, whole genome shotgun sequence genomic DNA:
tgggagctgctctgggcatGGATGGAGAAAGAGAGGGTGGGGTTCCCGTGCAGAGCCCGGGGAGGCGGGGAGCCACACAAGAGGAGGAAACGAAAGGGGGAGGCCGAGCGATCAGGAGGATCCAGCCGGTGCTGCGCTGCAGGGCCATGGCCCAGCCCAGAGCCTGTGAGTAGTTGCCCCGGCAATTCGTGCTGCCCACGGGGCCTGGTTCGGACGGTGGTGGGAGCCCTTTGGCTTGTCTTTCTGGAGGAGAGAGGCAAGAAGAGGTGTTTGGGAGCGGGTCAAAGCTGGCTTTCCAAGCGGGCTCGTGGCACACTCCAGGTTTAGGTGGTGATGCTGAAAGCTCCTGAGCCCGGCATCTTGCGCAAGGGGGTGCCACGCGCGGCGTCATCCGGCGAGGAAGTGAAACAAGGGAGAGGAGAGCGAGTTCAGCTCTATTTGCTTCTAGTCCTGACCCCTGGCTCTATTCTCACATGCAAATCCCTCTGCTATAAGCATCCTCCTGTTGGGGCTGCTCTGGCCCGAGGCCTTCTGCAGCACCCATCTCCTGCTCCCTATCCTCTGGGACACCCCTGATCTCCCTGCGTTATTCCCTGGCCTCCTTGGGCTGGCAGCAGTGATTTGGGGAGTCGGAGCCTGCATGTGGAGGGGGAGGATGTGAGAGAGGAAGTGTCTGATCTCGCCAGCCCTGGCCTCAAAGCATCTTTGCCTTGGCTGTGGTCTGGCACTGGGGGTGGGTGGCAGCACAAGGGCGATCTGGGCAGGTTAtctggggagcagctctccGCCACATGCTGGCTCTGCCATGCCAGCCCACTGCTGAAATTAGGGCAGCTGCatctgctggcacagctctcACAGTGCTCTAATGAGAGCAAAGCTGTTACTGCGACCCTGGGGCTCCCGGCTGAGACGTGGTGGGCACCATTTCTTCTGCCGCTTCCCCCATCTTCAGGCCCAGACAAGATCCTCTCGTCTCGGCTTTGTTCCCTCTCCTGAGCGGGGCCAGGAGCTGTGGTCACGCTGCTCAAACAGCTCTTTGCGTTTAGCCTCAGCTTTGCCTTGCTGGACAGAATGGTCTCAAATTTTGCCAAGCGCAAGGTCTCAAGAGAGCAAACGATCTGCCCCTGTGCAGCTGAAAGGCTCTCTTCCAGCAGGCCGGCAGCTGCGTGGGGTCCTTACAAACCTTTCCTGTCCCACGTGCCCAGGTCCAGAGCAGGACTGCTTGCGGGAGGTGACTCTCTCCACCCAGAGGCTGCGGGTGCTGCCCCCAGCAGTCCTGAGCAATCCCGCGCTGGAGAGCCTTGACCTCGACAGGAACAAACTCAGGAGCATCGCTGGCGTTTCTAAGCTTTGCAACCTGAAGAAGCTCATACTGTCCAAGAACGAGATCGTGGACTTTCCCAGCGAAATCCAGAGACTGGTCTGGTTAGAGAAGCTCGAACTGAATCAGAACCAAATCCGAGTCATCCCAGAGGGGATTTTCTCTCATCTCCCCAGGCTTAAGCACTTGCGGCTGAACAACAACCGTCTGGGTGCTCTCCCCAGGGACCTGGCAGCCTGTCGAGGCAGCCTCCAGTACCTCAACATCTCCAACAACCTGTTTCGAaccttcccccagcctgtcctgCAGCTGGCAAACCTACAGGAGCTCCACGTGCAGAATAATGCCCTTCGCCAGCTCCCCAAGGAGCTGTTCCAGGGACAGTCCCTGAAAATGTTCAGGGCCAACGGGAACCCACTCAGGGAGCCACCCAGCGAAGTGTGCGCCGGTGGCATCCAGCAGATCCTGAATTACTTCAACCAGCTCCAACGTGGTTCAGGGCAGGAGGACAAGAGGGTCAAGACCATGTTCCTGGGGGCCTCGCTGGCAGGGAAATCCACCATCTGCAAGAGCCTGAAGCAGAGACAAAGCAAACTGGTGCCCAAGGAAGAGCGGACAGTTGGGATAGAGATCAGCGAGTTCCGGATCGATGACTTCACTTTTCTCTTCTGGGACTTTGCTGGCCAGCTGGAGTATTACATGACTCACCACGTGTTCATCACCCCACAGGCACTTGTCATCCTTGTCATCAACCTCCACAGGTAAGTGCTGAATTCAAGGCAGAGTGGGAGCAGACAAACGAACCTGGGTTGGGTaagcttttcctttctatttccaCAATTCTTGCCAGTTCCATTGTACATTCATAGCTGTTCTCTGCTGGACTAAATAGATCTCACTCTCCCCCTTTTTGGAgatcacattttttattaagCCACTAGTTCTGGCATCACCTTACTAAAGCCCCCTGTTTTGAGAGGTTTAAGCATTAACTTGTCTTGTGGCAAGTGATCCCAATTTATGTGGtccccagctttgctttctgcctcAGAGATTCCTCTTCAAGGACTCAGTCTTCAAAGGTTCAGAGCATTAGATGTGAATTTGggaatttttctctctctccctccccaggtACCAAACTAACGATGACACTTTCAAGGACCTTGTTGGTTTCTGGATCAACAACCTGTCCATGCGAGTCCCAAACTCGGTGGTGCTTCCTGTGGGAACCCACGTGGACTGCTGCCGGGAGGGAGAGGTGGAGGAGAAGAGGTCCGACATCATGTCCAAGATCACGGCCATGCtggtggagagaaaaaacaaccttGCTCACTTCATCAACAACCTGGAGGACAGCGAGGAGCCTGAGTTTTATGTGGACCAGTGGGAGAGGCTGAAGGAGATGGAGAACCACATGTTAACCGTAGGGCCGATTATTGTGGATTTGCTGCAGCTATCAGGGGAGCTGGGCAAGCTCGCAGGGTTTGGGATGCTTACACAGGCCTGTTTAGTGGGGTAGCTGTCCTTCCTGTGGTGCTTAGCACACTGTTCAGTGTGGCGAACCTCCGAGGATGCAGAGCTTCACTGGGCAACCAGGAGCGCTGCTTGGCTTCCCTCAGCAGGGCGTCCACCATTTTGTGTGGCCCTGGCCTCCGCCGGTCTTCCCTTTGGCAGGTGTGtgtgcttcttctcttccagatcTTAGACTTAGTTGCTGTCAACTGCACGAACCACCGTGACATCAAAAGGCTCGAAGCCACGATTCTGGAGCATGTGAGGAATGAAGAGCTCTTCCCCGAGGTGGTCCGGGTGCTGCCGCCTGTCTACCGGCAGGTGGAAGCCGCCATCGTGGATATCGCGCAGGGCGAGGAGGTGGCCGAGCATGGTGAGCGGTTTTGGTTTCCAAAACCTATGTTTTGCCAAATTTATTTAACGCCCTTAGCCCCTTCTCTGTGTCTTCAGTGACAGGCCTAGCAGGGCAGCCCTAGTTCCTCACCtacatttccaaagcaaaagaaaaaaatttcctGCACCACCTGAGTCCTCTCTGgctcccctgcagctgcagggctaGAGGATGAGGAGCAAACTCCAGTGTGTTGTGGAGATAAGCCACATTTTGTTGCCTGTCTCCCTGTGCTCTCTGCATGACTAAATGACACTGAGATTAAACTTGCCTCAGAGGTCTTCTAGTGGGAAACAAGCCATACgctcaaacactgaaaaaagcaGAATCAGCCTCACTTTTCAGGTGCTCCACTGAGGTCCTGGCAGGCCATCAGCTCCCACCAGCGCTGAGGCAAGGCAATGCCATGGGAGCTGGAGGGTGGCGGGGCGAAGCATTGCTGCTTCCTGCACGGTGGCTTCGCTACAGCGCCCCAAGGGACGTGTGT
This region includes:
- the LOC137857679 gene encoding malignant fibrous histiocytoma-amplified sequence 1 homolog isoform X2 — its product is MDGEREGGVPVQSPGRRGATQEEETKGGGRAIRRIQPVLRCRAMAQPRACPEQDCLREVTLSTQRLRVLPPAVLSNPALESLDLDRNKLRSIAGVSKLCNLKKLILSKNEIVDFPSEIQRLVWLEKLELNQNQIRVIPEGIFSHLPRLKHLRLNNNRLGALPRDLAACRGSLQYLNISNNLFRTFPQPVLQLANLQELHVQNNALRQLPKELFQGQSLKMFRANGNPLREPPSEVCAGGIQQILNYFNQLQRGSGQEDKRVKTMFLGASLAGKSTICKSLKQRQSKLVPKEERTVGIEISEFRIDDFTFLFWDFAGQLEYYMTHHVFITPQALVILVINLHRYQTNDDTFKDLVGFWINNLSMRVPNSVVLPVGTHVDCCREGEVEEKRSDIMSKITAMLVERKNNLAHFINNLEDSEEPEFYVDQWERLKEMENHMLTILDLVAVNCTNHRDIKRLEATILEHVRNEELFPEVVRVLPPVYRQVEAAIVDIAQGEEVAEHGMMDLQYLLSKLSLREHLASLDRELLQDILRYLHRIGLIVWYEEIKHLESTVFLQPTFLITMFRLLVRYRLVQQLESISVDTLIAEHATIRDRSNWVWTFKSKAMLCHRAVRALVKYQLCSEGMQDVFEEIMGYKPHRGRGKLFSLLEHFELCLEVRHAKALNPQACEFVPGKPWETTRGQGESWYLFPTYLNQTEEVAEVWGGDHSEDLHIRAYFSPEIPEGFFQRFLVKACSFYSTHWVAKMTCLLICNGKPLLIKENNQRAYSYLELRSRKPAGTTGFQFTWDFLMAVVFIVQKLSEEWPGLHVCVKTPCRTAGCPAELVWPDMDGKNAVTKEEVKTCGTCGHRFGTELLLPKVPTHPEVPPAQPAVHYYVTSYGTTTFGPSSIHVNRQNISSE
- the LOC137857679 gene encoding malignant fibrous histiocytoma-amplified sequence 1 homolog isoform X1; its protein translation is MRAKLLLRPWGSRLRRGGHHFFCRFPHLQAQTRSSRLGFVPSPERGQELWSRCSNSSLRLASALPCWTEWSQILPSARSQESKRSAPVQLKGSLPAGRQLRGVLTNLSCPTCPGPEQDCLREVTLSTQRLRVLPPAVLSNPALESLDLDRNKLRSIAGVSKLCNLKKLILSKNEIVDFPSEIQRLVWLEKLELNQNQIRVIPEGIFSHLPRLKHLRLNNNRLGALPRDLAACRGSLQYLNISNNLFRTFPQPVLQLANLQELHVQNNALRQLPKELFQGQSLKMFRANGNPLREPPSEVCAGGIQQILNYFNQLQRGSGQEDKRVKTMFLGASLAGKSTICKSLKQRQSKLVPKEERTVGIEISEFRIDDFTFLFWDFAGQLEYYMTHHVFITPQALVILVINLHRYQTNDDTFKDLVGFWINNLSMRVPNSVVLPVGTHVDCCREGEVEEKRSDIMSKITAMLVERKNNLAHFINNLEDSEEPEFYVDQWERLKEMENHMLTILDLVAVNCTNHRDIKRLEATILEHVRNEELFPEVVRVLPPVYRQVEAAIVDIAQGEEVAEHGMMDLQYLLSKLSLREHLASLDRELLQDILRYLHRIGLIVWYEEIKHLESTVFLQPTFLITMFRLLVRYRLVQQLESISVDTLIAEHATIRDRSNWVWTFKSKAMLCHRAVRALVKYQLCSEGMQDVFEEIMGYKPHRGRGKLFSLLEHFELCLEVRHAKALNPQACEFVPGKPWETTRGQGESWYLFPTYLNQTEEVAEVWGGDHSEDLHIRAYFSPEIPEGFFQRFLVKACSFYSTHWVAKMTCLLICNGKPLLIKENNQRAYSYLELRSRKPAGTTGFQFTWDFLMAVVFIVQKLSEEWPGLHVCVKTPCRTAGCPAELVWPDMDGKNAVTKEEVKTCGTCGHRFGTELLLPKVPTHPEVPPAQPAVHYYVTSYGTTTFGPSSIHVNRQNISSE